One Alphaproteobacteria bacterium LSUCC0396 genomic region harbors:
- the dxr gene encoding 1-deoxy-D-xylulose-5-phosphate reductoisomerase — MAEIRHITVLGATGSIGQSSLELVRQHPERFAVRALVAGKDFQALAALAHEFKPEIIGIHETTNLAQLKDLTGTLNCQVVAGEAACSDIATIPVDLVIAGISGLAGLPSVFAAVNAGQTVAIANKETLVSAGAVVTRRAIEAGAHILPIDSEHNAVFQCWNGWKGHQSSDTANARTAELSHICLTASGGPFLTLPLGEFSAITPAAAVKHPNWEMGKKISIDSATMMNKGLEVIEARWLFDLGHDKIDVLVHPQQAIHGLVHFRDGSVIAQMGGADMRIPISYAMAWPERLDWQPEPFDLAAMGNLTFQNVDQDRFPCYYLARHALAAGGNAPAVLNAANEVAVESFLAGNISFPDIARVVDACLSLGLDGDLTTIEAVFAIDQRARGEARQIVAAR; from the coding sequence ATGGCTGAGATAAGACATATTACGGTTCTGGGTGCAACTGGCTCGATCGGGCAGAGCAGCCTTGAGTTAGTGCGCCAGCATCCAGAGCGTTTTGCTGTCCGCGCATTGGTCGCGGGAAAAGACTTTCAGGCGCTTGCGGCACTGGCGCATGAGTTCAAGCCAGAGATAATTGGTATTCACGAAACTACAAATCTCGCCCAATTAAAGGATTTGACTGGGACGCTTAACTGCCAAGTTGTAGCCGGTGAGGCGGCTTGCAGCGACATCGCAACTATTCCGGTTGATCTGGTGATTGCGGGCATTAGCGGTCTGGCTGGTCTGCCATCTGTTTTCGCGGCAGTCAACGCTGGGCAAACAGTGGCAATTGCCAATAAGGAAACACTGGTGTCGGCAGGCGCGGTCGTTACGCGGCGCGCTATCGAAGCAGGCGCGCATATCTTACCGATCGACAGCGAGCATAACGCTGTTTTCCAGTGCTGGAATGGGTGGAAGGGGCATCAATCTTCCGACACAGCAAATGCCCGTACTGCCGAATTAAGTCATATTTGCCTAACCGCATCGGGTGGGCCTTTTTTGACTCTCCCATTGGGTGAGTTTAGCGCGATTACGCCAGCGGCTGCGGTCAAGCATCCAAATTGGGAAATGGGTAAAAAGATTTCGATTGATAGCGCCACGATGATGAATAAGGGGTTAGAAGTCATTGAGGCACGTTGGCTTTTTGACCTTGGGCACGATAAGATTGATGTTCTGGTTCACCCTCAGCAAGCAATCCACGGGCTGGTGCATTTTCGTGATGGGTCTGTGATCGCGCAGATGGGCGGGGCGGATATGCGGATACCAATTTCTTACGCTATGGCATGGCCAGAGCGTCTTGATTGGCAGCCAGAGCCATTTGACCTTGCTGCGATGGGCAATCTAACTTTCCAAAATGTCGATCAAGATCGCTTTCCTTGCTATTACCTTGCGCGCCATGCGCTTGCTGCCGGCGGTAATGCGCCAGCTGTTTTAAACGCCGCTAATGAGGTTGCAGTTGAGTCGTTTTTAGCTGGTAATATCAGTTTTCCTGATATCGCGAGGGTTGTCGATGCGTGCCTGTCTTTGGGGCTGGATGGTGACTTAACCACCATTGAGGCGGTATTTGCCATTGATCAGCGTGCCCGCGGCGAGGCGCGACAGATTGTGGCAGCGCGATAA
- the rseP gene encoding RIP metalloprotease RseP, which yields MPDLGFTDLILGFLLLITPVVYFHELGHYWVARKAGVVVEVFSIGFGPEIYGWTAKTGTRWRLSAIPLGGYVKMRGDDDAASTPSAAGTGVTGSFSNAGLYWRMAIVAAGPIANFILGIFLFAVVYMSVGKQIIPAVIGDVIPNMPAASAGLKPGDKVVEIDGIGIRDFNDMRGLVVESPNKTLGFVIQRDGRDLSLDITPAPQFNEQLQIDIGILGVKSPPVGEFQRLGPSAAIMAASSDAFHMSVVILRSLGRAVTGNMQQGEVGGPVRIAEISGAVLNQGIVPFILLTAVISINLGLINLLPIPALDGGHLTFFMLEALRGKPLPLGFQAALMRGGIAILMGLTLFLVVIDVVRLFQ from the coding sequence ATGCCCGATCTCGGCTTTACCGATCTAATCCTTGGCTTTTTGCTTTTAATCACGCCAGTGGTGTATTTCCATGAGTTGGGCCATTATTGGGTGGCGCGAAAAGCCGGCGTCGTTGTTGAGGTTTTTTCAATTGGGTTTGGCCCTGAAATTTACGGATGGACAGCCAAAACGGGAACCCGGTGGCGCCTGTCGGCAATTCCGCTTGGTGGTTATGTTAAGATGCGCGGTGATGATGATGCGGCCAGCACACCCTCTGCCGCGGGCACAGGCGTCACGGGCAGCTTTAGTAATGCGGGGCTTTATTGGCGAATGGCGATTGTCGCGGCAGGGCCGATTGCCAATTTTATTCTCGGGATTTTTCTATTTGCGGTCGTCTATATGTCGGTTGGCAAACAGATCATTCCGGCGGTTATCGGTGATGTAATCCCGAATATGCCAGCGGCCAGTGCCGGCCTAAAGCCGGGCGATAAGGTGGTTGAGATCGACGGCATCGGGATTCGCGATTTCAACGATATGCGCGGGCTTGTTGTTGAAAGCCCCAATAAAACCCTTGGGTTCGTCATCCAGCGCGATGGACGCGATCTTAGTTTAGATATTACGCCGGCTCCCCAATTTAATGAGCAGCTGCAGATTGATATTGGCATCTTAGGCGTCAAATCACCGCCGGTTGGAGAGTTTCAGCGGCTTGGGCCTAGCGCTGCAATCATGGCGGCGTCGTCTGACGCGTTTCATATGTCTGTGGTGATCCTGCGCAGCCTTGGCCGCGCTGTTACTGGCAATATGCAGCAAGGCGAGGTCGGTGGCCCGGTTCGCATTGCCGAGATTTCGGGTGCCGTGCTTAATCAGGGAATTGTGCCATTTATTCTGTTAACCGCGGTTATTTCGATAAATCTTGGGCTGATTAATCTATTACCAATTCCTGCCCTAGACGGCGGGCATCTTACCTTTTTTATGCTTGAGGCACTGCGCGGCAAGCCACTGCCGCTTGGCTTTCAGGCAGCTTTGATGCGTGGCGGTATCGCCATTTTAATGGGTTTGACGCTGTTTCTCGTCGTGATTGATGTTGTACGGCTATTCCAATAG
- the bamA gene encoding outer membrane protein assembly factor BamA: MRLTGLIRLIYGLFLALVVAQSGNAQLADDGVRVTEIRVEGNRRVAGGTVQSYLPVRVGDLTSPASLSNSLERLYETNLFKDIKLNLDGSVLLVSVVENPIINRVNIEGNDVLTDERLLEIIDVQPRRVYNRSVAIEATRKLIDIYRASGRFAAVVEPKIIELDENRVDLVFEVNEGPLIKISSISFSGNNAFSDRALRQNIASRETRWWAFLSSTDKYDEGRLDYDVRLLRQFYLSRGYADIVVDRVRGGMLPDRSGFAISFLINEGARYQVSNVTVSSAIEGIDPTELKQLVDFGDDRWYDVRALEQGLLDISNRLGSFGYAFVNVAPEIKTYPETATLDIAINIEKAQRNFVERIEFVDNTRTLDRVIRREFEIVEGDAYNQLKIDRSIRNVKNLGYFSDVKVATLRGSSPEQTVTKVTVAEQSTGDFSIGLGYSSLDKSSVSFGINERNFIGTGRRASLSISTSGAETNFNIGLTEPYLQGRDLTGSFDVFKTKNKTDETTVNETGLSFGIGFAAARDVYHQLNYELSQSKTTIGATTAESVTGEDGKSRLRSSIKYVLSKDTRDSRFDPSQGYLLEMDETLSGFGGDVKFLRTRLSAAYYKPMLFKSVIFGVSGKLGYITGLGDKVTQSQRFYLGGRDVRGFGSGGIGPRDTGSLDAVGGNKMYAGRVEIVSSLGLDKDTGVRWTVFSDVGSLWGTDYPTGVTNPNTSKARASVGAGIYWMTAIGPLSFSWAKPVSKMSHDTTKAFQFNIGTRL; encoded by the coding sequence ATGCGCCTTACTGGTCTAATTCGCCTTATTTATGGTTTATTCCTTGCTCTCGTGGTGGCTCAGTCTGGCAATGCCCAGCTTGCAGATGATGGGGTACGGGTTACCGAAATTCGTGTTGAGGGAAATCGCCGTGTTGCGGGTGGAACTGTGCAATCTTATCTGCCGGTTCGGGTTGGTGATTTAACGTCACCAGCATCATTGAGTAACTCGCTGGAACGGCTTTATGAGACAAATCTATTCAAGGACATCAAACTAAATCTGGACGGGTCTGTTCTTCTTGTCTCGGTGGTTGAAAACCCAATTATCAACCGGGTTAATATTGAGGGAAATGACGTTCTTACTGATGAGCGTTTGCTCGAGATTATCGATGTTCAACCGCGCCGGGTTTACAATCGCAGTGTGGCGATTGAGGCCACCCGCAAGCTGATTGACATCTATCGCGCCAGTGGCCGCTTTGCCGCAGTGGTTGAACCAAAAATAATCGAGCTTGATGAGAATCGCGTCGACCTTGTCTTTGAGGTCAATGAAGGCCCGTTGATTAAAATTAGTTCAATCTCTTTTTCAGGTAACAATGCGTTCAGTGACCGTGCATTGCGCCAAAACATTGCGAGCCGCGAGACGCGCTGGTGGGCCTTCTTGTCTTCGACTGATAAATATGATGAGGGCAGACTTGACTATGATGTGCGGTTGCTGCGTCAATTTTATTTATCGCGCGGCTATGCCGATATTGTGGTCGATCGTGTGCGCGGCGGTATGCTTCCCGATCGCAGCGGGTTCGCAATTAGCTTTCTGATTAATGAGGGCGCGCGTTATCAGGTTAGCAACGTCACTGTTTCTAGCGCTATCGAGGGCATCGATCCGACCGAGTTAAAGCAGCTTGTCGATTTTGGTGACGATCGCTGGTATGACGTTCGCGCGCTTGAACAGGGTCTTCTTGATATCTCCAACCGGCTAGGGTCCTTTGGTTATGCCTTTGTAAATGTTGCGCCAGAGATAAAGACCTACCCAGAAACGGCGACCCTCGATATCGCAATTAACATTGAAAAGGCTCAGCGTAATTTTGTTGAGCGAATAGAGTTTGTTGATAATACACGTACCTTGGATCGCGTCATAAGACGGGAATTTGAGATTGTTGAGGGTGATGCCTATAATCAGTTAAAAATTGATCGTTCAATCCGCAACGTCAAAAATCTGGGGTATTTTAGCGATGTGAAGGTTGCAACATTGCGAGGGTCTAGCCCAGAACAAACGGTCACAAAGGTTACAGTCGCTGAGCAATCAACAGGTGATTTTTCAATTGGGCTTGGCTATTCATCGCTGGATAAATCCAGCGTGTCCTTCGGCATCAACGAGCGTAATTTCATTGGCACTGGGCGCAGAGCCAGTCTATCGATCTCGACATCGGGGGCCGAGACCAACTTTAATATTGGCCTAACCGAGCCCTATTTGCAGGGGCGTGATCTTACCGGCAGCTTTGATGTCTTCAAAACAAAGAATAAAACCGACGAAACTACTGTGAATGAAACCGGGCTGTCGTTTGGTATCGGCTTTGCTGCGGCACGCGATGTTTATCACCAGTTGAATTATGAGCTTAGCCAGTCAAAAACAACGATCGGCGCAACTACAGCTGAGTCCGTTACTGGCGAAGACGGCAAGTCTCGCCTGCGCTCATCAATCAAATATGTTCTATCAAAAGATACAAGGGACAGCCGGTTTGACCCTTCTCAGGGGTATCTTCTAGAGATGGATGAGACTTTGTCTGGATTTGGCGGTGACGTGAAGTTTTTGCGAACCCGGCTTTCAGCAGCTTATTACAAGCCCATGTTGTTTAAATCAGTTATTTTCGGAGTGTCGGGTAAATTGGGATATATTACCGGTCTTGGTGACAAGGTTACGCAATCCCAGCGCTTCTACCTCGGTGGTCGTGATGTCCGCGGATTTGGTTCTGGTGGTATCGGCCCACGCGATACTGGCTCGCTTGATGCTGTTGGCGGCAATAAAATGTATGCTGGCCGTGTGGAAATTGTATCGAGCCTAGGCCTTGATAAGGATACAGGCGTCAGATGGACAGTCTTTAGCGATGTTGGGTCACTATGGGGTACGGATTATCCAACTGGTGTGACAAATCCAAACACATCAAAGGCGCGCGCGAGTGTTGGGGCCGGTATTTACTGGATGACAGCGATTGGGCCATTGTCATTCTCATGGGCAAAGCCTGTCTCCAAAATGTCGCATGACACAACAAAGGCATTCCAGTTCAATATTGGAACTAGGTTATAG
- a CDS encoding OmpH family outer membrane protein, producing MQVLNYLKPTTLMIALVMAVSIAPAGWAQSPPDETQNSQSMEVRRIALVDLDGVLRAADANGRVRELLDGQREKFQEEFREIEVDLQQNERDLLAKRELIAKEEYDKLVTAFQARVSEVQKEIQYKRQSIDNAYQKALGDIRTLAIEVITQIAAERKIDLILNRDSSVMFLPHLNISKEVLLRLNDRTKDARIQIDIKKPVAQ from the coding sequence ATGCAGGTATTAAACTATCTTAAGCCAACTACGCTGATGATCGCCTTGGTCATGGCGGTCAGCATAGCACCGGCGGGCTGGGCGCAATCCCCGCCCGATGAGACGCAGAATAGTCAGTCTATGGAAGTGCGCCGCATTGCCCTTGTTGATCTGGATGGCGTGCTGCGGGCCGCTGATGCGAATGGCCGTGTTCGTGAATTGCTGGACGGTCAGCGGGAAAAGTTTCAGGAAGAGTTTCGCGAGATTGAAGTTGATTTGCAGCAGAATGAGCGTGATTTGCTGGCGAAGCGAGAGCTGATTGCAAAAGAGGAATATGACAAGCTTGTGACGGCGTTTCAGGCGCGCGTATCCGAGGTGCAGAAAGAGATTCAGTACAAAAGGCAGTCGATAGACAATGCCTATCAAAAAGCTCTTGGCGATATCCGAACTTTGGCCATTGAAGTGATCACTCAAATCGCTGCTGAGCGGAAGATTGATCTGATTTTAAATCGCGACTCTAGCGTGATGTTTTTGCCACATTTGAATATTTCGAAAGAGGTGCTTTTGCGCCTGAATGATCGTACTAAAGATGCCCGCATCCAGATTGATATCAAAAAGCCGGTGGCGCAGTAG
- the lpxD gene encoding UDP-3-O-(3-hydroxymyristoyl)glucosamine N-acyltransferase yields MSINSAFYQILEGVTAGDLAGAIGAAELHGPAKTVIADITAFETATPSALIYQSNPDAAKTLTVKPVIVITNDACLPMIDGGNSALIVPSPRIGFAQALSHLILPPPMEFDSTGISPLANIASGAHINPSATIMAQANVGAGTVVEAGAVLHRGVTIGENCYIGSNSVISHCMIGNAVTIDAGCIIGAAGFGFEMTKDGAVKLPHLGLVIIDDFVSIGSGCAIDRGSLGNTVIGAHVMMDNLCHIAHNVTIGQRSIVAGQCGISGSVTVGAGVSMGGQVGIAPHVTIGDGAVLTARSGVTKDVAAGEQVAGFPAVPKRQFWRDQAAIRRLGAAKTSKP; encoded by the coding sequence ATGTCGATCAATTCAGCATTTTACCAAATTCTCGAGGGGGTGACTGCTGGCGACCTTGCTGGCGCAATTGGTGCGGCTGAATTACACGGACCAGCAAAAACTGTAATTGCCGATATAACGGCCTTTGAAACTGCGACGCCCTCGGCTCTGATCTATCAGTCCAATCCTGATGCGGCAAAGACTTTAACAGTAAAACCGGTGATTGTAATTACCAATGATGCTTGTCTTCCGATGATTGACGGCGGCAATAGCGCTCTGATTGTGCCGTCCCCAAGAATTGGGTTTGCACAGGCTCTATCGCATCTCATCCTGCCGCCGCCGATGGAATTTGACAGCACGGGGATCTCGCCGCTGGCAAATATTGCTAGTGGTGCGCATATCAACCCATCAGCCACCATCATGGCGCAAGCGAACGTTGGGGCTGGCACTGTGGTCGAGGCTGGCGCTGTTTTGCATCGCGGCGTTACCATTGGCGAAAACTGTTACATCGGATCAAATAGCGTAATATCGCATTGCATGATTGGTAATGCAGTTACCATCGATGCTGGCTGCATTATTGGGGCGGCTGGGTTTGGTTTTGAAATGACCAAAGATGGGGCGGTTAAATTACCGCACCTTGGTCTGGTGATTATTGATGATTTTGTGTCGATTGGCAGTGGCTGTGCAATTGATCGTGGCAGTCTTGGTAACACTGTTATTGGCGCTCATGTAATGATGGATAACCTCTGCCATATTGCCCATAATGTAACAATAGGGCAGCGATCAATTGTCGCTGGTCAGTGCGGGATTTCGGGAAGTGTGACGGTAGGCGCTGGCGTTTCCATGGGCGGACAGGTCGGCATTGCACCGCATGTCACAATCGGTGATGGCGCGGTGCTGACGGCACGAAGCGGGGTGACAAAGGATGTTGCGGCAGGTGAACAGGTCGCCGGATTCCCAGCGGTGCCAAAGCGGCAGTTCTGGCGTGATCAGGCGGCAATTCGCCGGCTTGGCGCGGCCAAAACGTCAAAACCATAA
- the fabZ gene encoding 3-hydroxyacyl-ACP dehydratase FabZ: MAENIDVLNIDQIKKLIPHRAPILLIDRVENIVPDTEATGIKAVSGNEPYFAGHFPDFPVMPGVLIVEAIAQTASVMVAATTPDFTTGKLVFFTTIEKARFRQPVRPGDVIEMRVVKTAAKGPLWKFTGTAKVAGKLVAEAEFGAMIVDPDR; this comes from the coding sequence ATGGCGGAAAATATAGATGTTTTGAATATTGATCAGATTAAAAAACTGATCCCGCACAGGGCGCCAATCCTGCTTATCGACCGTGTCGAGAATATTGTTCCCGACACCGAAGCCACCGGCATTAAAGCTGTTAGTGGGAATGAGCCGTATTTTGCTGGCCATTTCCCCGATTTTCCAGTGATGCCAGGCGTGTTAATTGTCGAGGCTATTGCCCAAACCGCATCCGTGATGGTGGCGGCAACGACCCCCGATTTTACCACAGGAAAACTGGTTTTCTTTACCACGATTGAAAAGGCACGTTTCCGCCAGCCGGTTCGCCCCGGTGATGTGATTGAGATGCGCGTTGTCAAAACTGCCGCAAAGGGCCCGTTATGGAAATTTACCGGAACCGCCAAGGTTGCCGGAAAGCTGGTCGCCGAAGCTGAATTTGGTGCCATGATTGTTGACCCGGATCGCTAG